The nucleotide sequence CGCTCTGGTTGGCTTAAAGCTACTTTTTGCATCTTGGGCAGCTCAgtctgatcttctcttctggagTTTGTGGGAAAGGCTTTGCATGTGGTCGGGAGGGGTGGTGGATGAACTGGTTGtggagaaatctctctctctcccccccctttggtTTTCTGTTGATGGCTATAGGATCTGGCACCAGGAGCATCCAGCTGCTACGCGGTCACCAGCTGAGTTCtcaaggggagaagagaaaggaaggcaaagatatatacatacatatgcatgcacgcacacatacacacacgcacgtTTCCCCCTAGCCATCTCCACCCTTCACgcatctcctgctgctgctgctgctgctgctgctgctgcttttcccaGTGAAGTGTGAGCAAGCCAAAGTATCTACTGTAAAAGGAAGCAAGTATCTTGTGGAGGAAAGCCAAGAGGAAACAGCAGAGCTGAGCAACGTGGGAGAGAGTTTGCCTTCCAAGTCAACAAGTGCTTCCTTTGAAAAGACAGGGCGTCGCAGTGGAGCATCATCACTCAAAGGTCACTAAAGTTGGGACCTTCGTTCAGGTGGTTGTTGACTCAAGAGAAACTTCCACCATTACCTCCAAAAGCGAAGACGATTTCTTAACCCTGGCCGCCTCCAGGCTCAGCCGCAAAAAAAGGGTCATCGGGGCCGCCATCGGGGTGGCCATGGTGTTGGTTCTCCTGGTGGCCATCCCATTGCTGGTGCACAGCTCCAAAACCACTTCCCACTATGAGATGTTGGGTAGCTGCCGCATGGTCTGTGATCCCTACACACCCCAAACCCATGGGGCAGCTTCAGCAGAAGCAAGCCAGGAGTTGGCCATCATCTCACCACCTCCTTATGTCTCTGGAGGGAAAGGAGAcccagggaggaagggcaagtcTGGAATCCGTGGGCCACCAGGCCCTCCAGGGCCACCTGGACCCAGAGGTCCAGCTGGAGAACCAGGGAGGCCAGGCCCTCCAGGCCCACCTGGTCCAGGACCTGGGGGTTACATCCCATCCTTCTACAGCCCTAAGATTGCCTTTTATGCAGGACTGCGGAAACCACACGAAGGGTATGAGATCCTGCGCTTTGATGATGTGGTGACCAATGTGGGGAACTACTATGAACCATCAAGTGGCAAGTTCACCTGCCCTCTACCTGGCATCTATTTCTTCACCTACCATGTGCTTATGCGTGGTGGCGATGGCACCAGCATGTGGGCAGACCTGATGAAGAATGGGCAGGTAAGGTGATGCTCCAACCCTATAAACCTTT is from Rhineura floridana isolate rRhiFlo1 chromosome 3, rRhiFlo1.hap2, whole genome shotgun sequence and encodes:
- the C1QL4 gene encoding complement C1q-like protein 4 — encoded protein: MVLVLLVAIPLLVHSSKTTSHYEMLGSCRMVCDPYTPQTHGAASAEASQELAIISPPPYVSGGKGDPGRKGKSGIRGPPGPPGPPGPRGPAGEPGRPGPPGPPGPGPGGYIPSFYSPKIAFYAGLRKPHEGYEILRFDDVVTNVGNYYEPSSGKFTCPLPGIYFFTYHVLMRGGDGTSMWADLMKNGQVRASAIAQDADQNYDYASNSVILHLDVGDEVFIKLDGGKVHGGNTNKYSTFSGFIIYPD